The Pirellulales bacterium genomic interval AGGGGTTGCAGGCGATCGGATATCGCGAGGCAGTCGGGGACGAGTCTGCCGACCTGTGCATCGTAAACACTTGCACCGTAACGGCCGAGGGAGACGCCAAAAGCCGTCAGGTGATTCGCCAGCTTGCTCGCCGCAACCCCGGCACGCGCATCGTGGTGATGGGCTGCTATGCCACGCGCGCCGCGGACGAGGTGGCCGCGCTCCCCTCGGTCGTCGAAGTCGTCACGGACAAACGCGAGTTGCCGGACTTGTTGGGCCGATTTGGCGTCGTGGACATACCGACTGGAATCGAAGGGCTTGATGGTCGACAGCGGGCTTATGTCAAAGTGCAAGATGGTTGCCTGTTGAATTGCACGTTTTGCATCATCCCCAAGGTCCGGCCCACGCTGGTTAGCCGACCTCCCGAACAGATCGTGGCCGAAATCGGCAGGCTGCTAGCCCGTGGTTATCGAGAGATCGTGTTGACCGGCATCCATCTCGGTCATTACGGCATCGAATGGAATCGCGGCCGTCCGAAGATCGAGTGGGTACGCTTGTCTCATTTGTTGAATCGTATCGCGCAGCTGCCTGGCGAGTTTCGCATACGGCTTTCCAGCATCGAGGCCACGGAAGTGACGCGCGAATTGATTCAGGTAATGGCGGACTACCCACGGAAAGTCTGCCCTCATTTGCACATTTCGATGCAAAGCGGTTCCGATAGCGTGCTTAGACGGATGCGGCGTCGATGGGGGGCAAAGCGTTTTGTCGATCGTTGCCGGTTGGTTTACGAATCGCTCGAGCAGCCGGCTCTCACGACCGACATCATCGTGGGATTTCCTGGCGAAACGGACGAAGAGTTTTCCGACACCTGTCGAGTTGCTGAGGAAGTCGGCTTCTCGAAGATTCACGTGTTTCCTTTCAGCCCACGGCGGACAACGCTGGCGGCTGTGATGATCGATCAGGTGCCACCTCATGTCAAAAACGAGAGAGTGGCGCGACTTACCACGCTCGCCGAGCAACTGCGCGACGATTATTACCAGAGTTTACGCGGAAGAACGTTGCAGGTCCTCGTGGAGCCGCGCGCGGCGCGACGACCTGAATTTCTGTTGGGCACATCTTGTCGCTACGCGCCGGTAGAAGTGCCGGCCGAGGGTGCCCGCATTCGCGAGTTCGTCACAATCACGGCAGGAGATGTGGCCGACGGCTGTATTCAGGCGCTGGTCGAGGACGTACCGCACCGCGCTCGCGCATTGGCCTAGAGTAGAGGCGCAGGAGCGAGGGGAACGCCGGCAGGATGCGGTTTCGCCACTGCCTGGATTGTTATAATCTTTATCTTGTAAGAAACCGGTGCGCCTTGGGGGCGCGAAGCTGTTGTCGCAGCCTCGAGCGAAAAGCATGGGCATTAAATTCGAATGTGTCCATTGCGGCCACGTGCTGCACGTGAAGGACTACCTCGCTGGCAAGCGCGGGGTTTGTCCGCATTGCCAGGGAAGAATCGAGATTCCCAACACGCCCGGTGGTCCTGCGCAAGCGGACGACGGGACTGCCATTGCGGTGGAAGTGCCCGTCCTCGTCGACAATGCGCCGTCCGTTGCGACTGCGCTTGTGCAATCTAGCTCGACCGCTGGCGCGGCAACAGCGAACATTGCCACGTCGGTGCGGACGCCGCCGCCTGGCGAGGCGCGGTCCGTGTCGTATGATCCGATCGCCGAGGGACCGCACTTACAATGGTATGTTCTGCCCTCCGGATCAATCACCAAGTACGGACCGGCTCCGGGTGACATGATGCGTGCCTGGATTAACGAGGGGCGTATCTCGGCCGACTCGATGATATGGCGCGAGGGCTGGCAGCAATGGCGATCGGCGGTCAGTGTTTTCCCCCAACTGTCATCACTAGCCATCCCAGGCTCCACGGCTGTCCCAGCACCAAATACCGCGCCCCAAGCGATGTCAACATCGAATGCCGTGGCCGAGATACCGGCAGTGGTTTTGACCGTCGATGATTCCATGCCGGCGCCGGTCGCGCAACGAGGCGCCGCCCGTCGTCCCGGCGCGCGTCGTGTTCGAGATCAACGGAATTTGGTCGTCGTTTTGCTCGGCACATTGATCGCGCTGCTGCTGCCCGTGCTGATTTAT includes:
- the mtaB gene encoding tRNA (N(6)-L-threonylcarbamoyladenosine(37)-C(2))-methylthiotransferase MtaB; translation: MPTLRTATLGCKVNQYETQFVREGLQAIGYREAVGDESADLCIVNTCTVTAEGDAKSRQVIRQLARRNPGTRIVVMGCYATRAADEVAALPSVVEVVTDKRELPDLLGRFGVVDIPTGIEGLDGRQRAYVKVQDGCLLNCTFCIIPKVRPTLVSRPPEQIVAEIGRLLARGYREIVLTGIHLGHYGIEWNRGRPKIEWVRLSHLLNRIAQLPGEFRIRLSSIEATEVTRELIQVMADYPRKVCPHLHISMQSGSDSVLRRMRRRWGAKRFVDRCRLVYESLEQPALTTDIIVGFPGETDEEFSDTCRVAEEVGFSKIHVFPFSPRRTTLAAVMIDQVPPHVKNERVARLTTLAEQLRDDYYQSLRGRTLQVLVEPRAARRPEFLLGTSCRYAPVEVPAEGARIREFVTITAGDVADGCIQALVEDVPHRARALA
- a CDS encoding DUF4339 domain-containing protein — encoded protein: MGIKFECVHCGHVLHVKDYLAGKRGVCPHCQGRIEIPNTPGGPAQADDGTAIAVEVPVLVDNAPSVATALVQSSSTAGAATANIATSVRTPPPGEARSVSYDPIAEGPHLQWYVLPSGSITKYGPAPGDMMRAWINEGRISADSMIWREGWQQWRSAVSVFPQLSSLAIPGSTAVPAPNTAPQAMSTSNAVAEIPAVVLTVDDSMPAPVAQRGAARRPGARRVRDQRNLVVVLLGTLIALLLPVLIYVLMHQ